The Alphaproteobacteria bacterium DNA window TCGTCGAGCCCCATCGCGATTAGCTCCGCCCAGCTCGCGCCGCCGAGCAACCCGGTGTCGTCGGCGCGCAGCAGCGCCGGCAGGGTCCACCAGAGCTGGATCAGCGGCACCACACCGGGCGGCACCTTGGTCAGCGGATCGGACGAGGCGCGCGACAGGCCGGAGCGTTCGGCCAGCAGGCGCGTGAGCGCGCGGCGCACGTCGATGTAGCGCCCGGCCGCGACCGAGCGGGCCGCCATGTGGCCGTCCCACGCCGCGATCTGGTCGCGCAGTGCAAGGCCCGCCGGCGTCTTCGGTGCCGCCTTGGCGATGCGGTCGCGGATCTCCAGACCCGGCAGGCTGAGATCGTCGACATGGATCGACAGCATGTCGGGCAGGCTGGCCGCCGGCAGCGTGTTCAGCCGGTCCATGATGCGCCGCGCACGGTACGGCGGATGGCAGTCGGTGGCGAGATAGTCGGGATGGTTGTCGGCGACGAAGCGGTTGTTGGCGGTGACGATCGCGCCGCCGTTGGGATCGACGACGCGCGGCATGCGCTCGAACGGCACGTTGCCCTGCCATTCATGCGCGCCGGTCCAGCCCGGCACCGGCAGCCAGCCATTGATCCTGGGCCGCACCGGCACGATTGCTCGCACGAGATGGCCGATGCGGCCCCTGGTGTCGGCGGCGACGACGTTGTGGTCGATCAGGCCCCAGCCGCGCGCGGCGTCGTAGAAGCTGTCAACGTCCCTGGCCCTCAGCATCGGCAGCAGGCAGGCCAGCGACCGGTCGGCGTCGGCGTACTGCACCGAGCGCAGGGTCAGCGCCGCGCCCTTCGCCGGATCGCCGGCGATCACCGGGCCGTGGTGCGTGGCGACGACATCGACTGTGACTGGCGAAGCGCCACGCACGGCGATCGACTCGGTGCGCCGGATCGTCGGCCGCCACTCGCCCTTGAATTCGTAGCGCCCGGCATCGTCCTGGAAGCGCTCGACGAAGAGGTCGTGGATGTCGGCGAAGGCGTGCGTAACGCACCACGCGACATGGCCGTTGTGGCCGAAATGCGGAAAGCCCGGCACGCCGGGCACGCTGAAGCCCAGGGCGTCGAAGGCGTCGCAGGCGATGTGCGTCTGCGCGTACATGCTGGGCAACTCGAACTGGCGATGCGGATCGCCGGCCAGCAGCGGCCGGCCGGCCGCGGTGCGCGATGGCGCCAGCGCCCAGTTGTTGCTGCCGCCGCCGGTAGAGTCGGGCGCGCCGAGCGCCGCCACCGCCTCGATTGCCGGCGTCAGCTCCCGCAAGGTGGCGATCCAGCGCAGTGCCTCGGCACCGGGCGGGATGCACAGCAGCTCGCGGCCGCCATCGTCGTAGCGCAGCTTCGAGATCTGCTCGGCGCCGATGGTGCGCAGCGCCGCGGCGCGCCACAGCTTGAACCACACCGAGCCCATCAGAAACCCGCGCTGGCGCATCGCGGCGATGGCGTCCTGCGGCCGCCACGGTTCGGGCGCCTGGTCGAGCAGCTTGTACTCGATGGGAAAGATGCCGCGCGCGATGAAGGCGTTCACGCCGGCGGCATAGGCCTCGAGCATGCCGCGCGTCTCGGCCGGCAGCGCGTCGTAGTCGCGCTTCGCCGCGCCCTCGCCGTCGAGCTGGCGCGCCAGCCGGTCGGCGGCGACTCCCGACGGGCCGACCCACTCCGCCCAGCGCCCCAGGCCGCGCCGTCGCGTGGCATCCATCTGCCACAGGCGATCCTGCGCGTGCACGAAGCCCAGCGCGATGAAGACGTCGTCGGCGCCGCGGGCGCGGATATGCGGCACGCCCCAGGTATCGCGCATCACCTCGACCGTGCCGGCGAGGCCCCTGACGGCGACCTCGCCCGTCATGTCGGGCACCGCCGCTCGCACATCCGCCACTGTAATCGCCGCCATATCCCGCACGCCTCGTCACCAAGCAATCGGCCGGGACCATACAGCGTGCGCTGCGGGCGAAACAACGAATCGCCTCGGCGCTTCCCCTTTTCTGGCGGTTGTATAGCCTGCCGGACGGAAGTGTTCGTCGGGGGAGCTTATGCGGGCAGTGTTCGGCTTCGCGGTCCGGGTCTTCAAATGGTGGGTGCTGCCCCTGGCCTGCCTCGGCCTCGCGCTTCTCGCTGCGGTGTCCTACGCGCCCGAATCGGTGCGCGCGAAGCTCGTTGCGTTGGCCGGCGCGGCGAACGGCCTGCCGCCGCCGCTTCCCGAACGCAGCACGATCACCGAGCGTCACTGGCTCGAGCAGAACTGGACGGGCCGGCAGCGCTACTGGTTCCACCACGCCTCGCAGGGCACCGCGACCTTCCCGGTTCCCTACGATTTCTTCGTCAGCCTCGAGCAGCCGAGGGTGACGCTGTTCGATCGCGGCCGCCTCGCCGACATCGACTATCTCAGGCGCTTTGGCTTCATCGACAGCCCCTCGTCGCGCGACTTCGTCGCCAAGGCCGAGCAGTTCGGCTACAGCCGCGGCGGCCTCGCCGATCCCGGATGGCCGGGCGACGTGCCGACGAACGACGACGGCCTGCCCGTCGGCTTCGCCCGCCTTCCCGGCGGCATCGATCCCGAAACCGGCCGGCCCTATCCGGCGCAGCTCGGCTTCACCTGTGCCGCCTGCCACACCGGCCACATCGAGTACAGGAACGTCAGCATCCGCTTCGATGGCGGGCCGGCGATGATCGATCTCGGGAAGCTGGAGAAGGCCACGGGCCTGGCCATCCTCTACACGCTCGAGCTGCCGTTCCGGCTGAGCCGCTTCGCCGACGCCGTGCGCAGCCGCGGCGGTGAATGGAAGACCCGGAGCGACCAGGAGATCGAGGCGGAGCTGCGCGCGGCGCTCGCCAGGATCGGCCTCAACCTCGAATGGACGCTGCAGGTGCAGCGGCGCTTCAACTGGGAGAGCCTCGATGAAGGCTTCGGCCGGCTCGATGCGCTGAATCGTATCGGCAACCAGGTCTTCTTCGAGAATCTCCTGCCGCCCGAGGCACTGACGCAGGCGCAGCCCGGCACGCCCAACCAGGGGCCGCGCGGCCGCGTCGTGCCCGACGGCCTGGCGCCCAACTTCGCGCGCCTCGACGCGCCGGTGAGCTTCCCGCCGATCTGGGACACGCCGTGGTTCAGCTGGGCGCAGTACGACGGCTCGATCTTCAACGAGCTGGTGCGCAATGCCGGCGAGGCGCTGGGCGTCAACGCCAAGGTCAACATGAACGGCAGGAGCAGGAACCCCGTCTTCCGTTCCTCCGTCGACATGATGAACATCCATCGCTTCGAGGAGCTGCTGCGCGGCCCGATGGACGGCGTTCATGCCAGACGCGCCTTCGCGGGCCTTGTCGCGCCCCGATGGTCGGATGTCGCCGACAAGTTCAAGGGCGACGCCGCGTGGTCGATCAGGGCCGACATGGTGGATCGCGGGCGCGAGCTGTACCGCGCCCATTGCGCCGAATGCCATCGCGGCCCGGTGCGCGACGGCGATCTCACGAAGACCTGGCCGACGGGCTCCTTCTGGGACGCCGACAACTGGATAAGGGTCGGCGACCGCCAGTACTACAAGGTCGTCGAGAAGCCGGTAGCGGACATGGGCACGGATCCGCAGCAAGCGCTGGTCCTGACCACGCGCCAGGTCCGCTTGCCGCCGGAGCTGGGCCTCGATCCGATCGCGGTCCTGAACGCCAAGGGCGATTGCGGCCTGCCCGCCTCGGCGGGCCCGAACGCGAACTTCGCGCTCGCGCTAATGGCCGTCGTCGATCGCACAATTGACCAGTGGTTCGAGGACCAGCGGCTGGCCGGCAAGCCGGTGCCGCCCGAGCTCGAGAGGCAGATGCGCGGGCCGCGTCGCAACTGCCCCAACAGGCAGACCTTCCGGGTGAACACCATCGATGGCCGCTCGAGCATCACTGTCGTGCCGCATTATCGTGCGCGCCCGCTCGACGGCGTCTGGGCCACCGCGCCCTACCTGCACAACGGCTCCGTCCCGACGCTCGACGACCTGCTCAAGCCGCAGGACCAGCGGCCGACGCGCTTCTGCGTCGGCAGCCGCCAGTTCGATCCCGGGAAGGTCGGCCTCGTGGCCGAGCCGGGCGATCGCTGCCCCTCCGGGTTGACCGAGTTCGATACGCGCAGCCTCGCCAACAGCAACCGCGGCCATTCCTTCGAAGGCACCGAGCGGGACGTCACCAGGCTGCCCTCGGGCGTGATCGGCCCCGCCTTCAGCGAGCCGCAGCGGCGGGACCTGATCGAATACCTGAAGACGCTGTGAGGCTGGGGGCGCGCCACTCCGGTGACGCGTCTTGCAGTCCACCGCGCCACTGGAGTGGCGCGCCCCGACCAAGGAAAGGGCTCAGGCGGCGCGGACCTGCAGGCCCTCCGGCGTGGCGCGATAGCCGGTCAGAGTGCGCTCGGCGAAACCCAGGCGCCAGTCGAGCATCTTCTGGGCGTAGTGGCGCACCTTCGCCGCGTAGGCCGGGTCGTCGGCGCGGTTGACGAACTGGCCGGGATCGGCGCGCAGGTCGAAGAACAGCGGCGGCAGCGCGGCGAAGTGCACGTACTTGCAGTCGTGGTCCTGCACCACCGCGAGGCTGCAGCGATCCATCGGCACGCCCAGTGCCGATTCCGGCTGGCTGTAGTGCAGGTCGCGGAAGTCGAACTCGTAGTGGACCTCGCTACGCCAGTCGGCCGGCGGCGCGCCGTGACAGAACGGCAGCAGCGAGCGGCCATCGCATTGCCGTGGAACGCCCAGCCCAAGCCACTCGAGGATGGTGGGCATGGTGTCGATCGTCTCGGTGAAGTGCCGCTCGACGATGCTGCCGCGCGAGGCGTTCGCCTCGGCCAACGGATCGCGGATGATCATCGGGATGCGATAGGACTCGTCGCAGTAGCCGATCTTGCCCAGGAGGTGGTGGTCGCCGAGCTGCTCGCCATGATCGCAGGTGAAGACGATCAGCGTGTCCTGCCACTGTCCGGTCTGCTGGAGGAACTCGAAGACGCGGCCGAGCTGGTCGTCGATCTCGCTCATCAGGCCGTAGTAGGTGGCGCGCATCTGGCGCACCTGGGCATCCGTCATTGCGCTGCCCAGACCCTGGCCGTCCTGGAAGAAGCTCGATTGCCTGATGTTCTCGATGTAGTAGCGCAGCAACGGATGCTGCCCGGCCTCCTCGGCCGCGCTCGCCGCGCGCAGCGGCGCCGGCATGTCCCGCGGATCGTACATCGCGTTATACGG harbors:
- a CDS encoding alkaline phosphatase family protein, whose product is MSKRKNVLLIVVDQWRGELLPKLGAKLLRLPNIDRLSAEGVTFRHHFTQAVPCGPGRASLLTGQYLMNHRAVQNTIPLDSRFTNLAHELRKGGYDPALVGYTTTTPDPRTTGPDDPRFLVLGDIMDGFRPVGAFEPYRDAYFGWVESQGYRLPENREDIWLPDGAAAGESGATARPARIPKELSDTAWFTERALSYLRGRGGKPWFLHLGYYRPHPPFVAAAPYNAMYDPRDMPAPLRAASAAEEAGQHPLLRYYIENIRQSSFFQDGQGLGSAMTDAQVRQMRATYYGLMSEIDDQLGRVFEFLQQTGQWQDTLIVFTCDHGEQLGDHHLLGKIGYCDESYRIPMIIRDPLAEANASRGSIVERHFTETIDTMPTILEWLGLGVPRQCDGRSLLPFCHGAPPADWRSEVHYEFDFRDLHYSQPESALGVPMDRCSLAVVQDHDCKYVHFAALPPLFFDLRADPGQFVNRADDPAYAAKVRHYAQKMLDWRLGFAERTLTGYRATPEGLQVRAA
- a CDS encoding cytochrome c, producing the protein MRAVFGFAVRVFKWWVLPLACLGLALLAAVSYAPESVRAKLVALAGAANGLPPPLPERSTITERHWLEQNWTGRQRYWFHHASQGTATFPVPYDFFVSLEQPRVTLFDRGRLADIDYLRRFGFIDSPSSRDFVAKAEQFGYSRGGLADPGWPGDVPTNDDGLPVGFARLPGGIDPETGRPYPAQLGFTCAACHTGHIEYRNVSIRFDGGPAMIDLGKLEKATGLAILYTLELPFRLSRFADAVRSRGGEWKTRSDQEIEAELRAALARIGLNLEWTLQVQRRFNWESLDEGFGRLDALNRIGNQVFFENLLPPEALTQAQPGTPNQGPRGRVVPDGLAPNFARLDAPVSFPPIWDTPWFSWAQYDGSIFNELVRNAGEALGVNAKVNMNGRSRNPVFRSSVDMMNIHRFEELLRGPMDGVHARRAFAGLVAPRWSDVADKFKGDAAWSIRADMVDRGRELYRAHCAECHRGPVRDGDLTKTWPTGSFWDADNWIRVGDRQYYKVVEKPVADMGTDPQQALVLTTRQVRLPPELGLDPIAVLNAKGDCGLPASAGPNANFALALMAVVDRTIDQWFEDQRLAGKPVPPELERQMRGPRRNCPNRQTFRVNTIDGRSSITVVPHYRARPLDGVWATAPYLHNGSVPTLDDLLKPQDQRPTRFCVGSRQFDPGKVGLVAEPGDRCPSGLTEFDTRSLANSNRGHSFEGTERDVTRLPSGVIGPAFSEPQRRDLIEYLKTL
- a CDS encoding penicillin acylase family protein; this encodes MAAITVADVRAAVPDMTGEVAVRGLAGTVEVMRDTWGVPHIRARGADDVFIALGFVHAQDRLWQMDATRRRGLGRWAEWVGPSGVAADRLARQLDGEGAAKRDYDALPAETRGMLEAYAAGVNAFIARGIFPIEYKLLDQAPEPWRPQDAIAAMRQRGFLMGSVWFKLWRAAALRTIGAEQISKLRYDDGGRELLCIPPGAEALRWIATLRELTPAIEAVAALGAPDSTGGGSNNWALAPSRTAAGRPLLAGDPHRQFELPSMYAQTHIACDAFDALGFSVPGVPGFPHFGHNGHVAWCVTHAFADIHDLFVERFQDDAGRYEFKGEWRPTIRRTESIAVRGASPVTVDVVATHHGPVIAGDPAKGAALTLRSVQYADADRSLACLLPMLRARDVDSFYDAARGWGLIDHNVVAADTRGRIGHLVRAIVPVRPRINGWLPVPGWTGAHEWQGNVPFERMPRVVDPNGGAIVTANNRFVADNHPDYLATDCHPPYRARRIMDRLNTLPAASLPDMLSIHVDDLSLPGLEIRDRIAKAAPKTPAGLALRDQIAAWDGHMAARSVAAGRYIDVRRALTRLLAERSGLSRASSDPLTKVPPGVVPLIQLWWTLPALLRADDTGLLGGASWAELIAMGLDEVAATDAPATWGERHRPRFAHPLSASFPDAASLLDPPAVDVGGDGDTVWANGTLASAGVDAAYGAIARYAYDVGAWDTGSWLVFHGASGHPGSPHYVDQLPLWGKGALIPALYAWPRIEALARTRQRLTP